A stretch of DNA from Lysinibacillus sp. B2A1:
CGATTAGTGTTTTGGGTATTATTAAGGTGTAAAAGATATTTTACACCTTAAAATATGAAGGTGGTTGTTGAATGAAAAATAATATAAAGGAACTTAGAGAACAATGTAATATTTCTCAAGGGAAATTAGCACAACTTTGCGATGTAACTAGACAAACAATTAATGCGATAGAGAATAACAAATATGACCCAAGTTT
This window harbors:
- a CDS encoding transcriptional regulator, whose amino-acid sequence is MKNNIKELREQCNISQGKLAQLCDVTRQTINAIENNKYDPSLKLAFDIARVLGVTMEELFIPCEDGEKRNG